ACTATATTAGCACATATTTAGAATGAGAATTAATATTAAAAAATGAAAAAAAGATGCTGGTTTTTGTCTCATCGAATTCCATATTCGGTTTATCATAGAAAAATACTTCAGAATTTCCCGTTTTTATTTCCTTGCTATTAAGACTCATTTTCTTTTTGAAACTCTTTAAAAACAAACAAATTACACTTCAATATGAATACTATAAATGTTGATTTGCACTGCGATTTGCTTTATTACCTGTTAGGATCCGGTTCTACAATTGATGATAAAGAACTGGGCTGTTCGTTGCCTTATTTACAGGATGGAAATGTAAAACTTCAGATCATGGCGATGTATGCAGGAACAGGAGCGGATAGTACAGTTTACGGCCTGGAACAAAGTAAATTATTTTCAAGCCTGATTAAAAACGAGAATTTTTTCCTTTTTAATCATGATAATTATGAAGCTTCGGAAAATAAAAATCGAGTAGGAGTCATTGCATCTATTGAAAATGCATCTGCTTTCTGTGATGAGAATCAAAGTCTTGATTCCGGATTCAAAAACCTGGAAGCTATTATTGAAAATACCCAAAAAGTCCTTTATATTGGCATTACTCATCATCTTGAAAACCGTTTCGGAGGTGGAAATAATGCAACAGCAGGTTTAAAAGATGACGGAAAAGCTTTACTCGATTATATTGCAGACCGGAAAATTGCTATTGACTTAGCACACACAAGTGATCAGCTGGCTTATGATATCTTCACTTATATTGATCAGAGAAATTACTCAATTCCTATTCTGGCAAGCCATTCTAACTATAGATCTGTTTATAAAAGCAACAGGAACCTTCCTGATGAACTGGCGAAGGAAGTCATTAAAAGAAAAGGTTTGATTGGACTTAATTTTGTGAAGGATTATGTAGATCTTGAAAATCCCAAGAGGCTTTATGAACACATCCAATATGGATTGGATCTTGGCGGAGAAGACAGTATTGCTTATGGAGCAGACTATT
The window above is part of the Chryseobacterium sp. MA9 genome. Proteins encoded here:
- a CDS encoding dipeptidase; translated protein: MNTINVDLHCDLLYYLLGSGSTIDDKELGCSLPYLQDGNVKLQIMAMYAGTGADSTVYGLEQSKLFSSLIKNENFFLFNHDNYEASENKNRVGVIASIENASAFCDENQSLDSGFKNLEAIIENTQKVLYIGITHHLENRFGGGNNATAGLKDDGKALLDYIADRKIAIDLAHTSDQLAYDIFTYIDQRNYSIPILASHSNYRSVYKSNRNLPDELAKEVIKRKGLIGLNFVKDYVDLENPKRLYEHIQYGLDLGGEDSIAYGADYFYWKDHPDKSRHPFFFPEHSNASVYPQLNKEIEERFSAELLEKISHRNALNFIENIYK